The Hymenobacter sp. DG01 sequence CACGTCGGAGGGTTTGAGGTGGGTTTTCTCGGCCTCCGTGCCACCCGGCTTCGATTCGTTGAAGTAGGTATCCACCATGCCGGGGTAAATGGTGCTGACTTTCACGCCGTAGGGCCGCACTTCCTTGCGCAGGGAGCCCAGCAGGGCATCCTGGGCGTACTTGCTGGCTCCGTACACGGTGCCGTGCTCAAAAGTGCGCTTGCTCACGTCGGAGGCAATGCCCACAATGTGGCCGTGGCCCTGGGCCTTCAGGTGGGGTACCATGGCCTTGCACAGCAGGAAGGTGCCCTTCACATTCACGTCGAAAATCCGGTCCCACTCGGCGGCCTCAAAGTTTTCGAGCAGGTTGAAGGAGCCTACCCCCGCATTGCACACCAGAATGTCGAGGCGGCCAAAGC is a genomic window containing:
- a CDS encoding SDR family oxidoreductase; this translates as MTDLTDKVAIVTGASRGIGKAIALLLAMQGAKVVAVARTAEELEELTLKTQGLAIPADVADEADAEFIVAETLSRFGRLDILVCNAGVGSFNLLENFEAAEWDRIFDVNVKGTFLLCKAMVPHLKAQGHGHIVGIASDVSKRTFEHGTVYGASKYAQDALLGSLRKEVRPYGVKVSTIYPGMVDTYFNESKPGGTEAEKTHLKPSDVAQAVRYVLEAPAHVVVDELMLHPLTQEW